The DNA window AATTGTGCATTGATTGTTTAGAAATTGTCATCAGCTAAATGATTTTACTTAAAGatcagtcattttttaaatgtttatgttaaagTGGACATATTATGGATTACGAAAATTTTGGGTTTGGGTGTCCCAAacacaggttgacatgcatgcaaggtcaaaaaacaaaaaaaatgccattgttCTGAGAAACAATAACTTTCTACACAGTgcacagatttaaaacattgcaggatgttttcattcacttcattACAGGCTGCATGAAAGTTTACTTTCAGAACTCCATACTAAGGGAACATTTATAATTCACATATGTAACTTTTAAGTATCCTTTTTAAGAAAGCATGACAAAAAGTTTGAAGCATTGCCCTGTTTATTCGTCTGCTAGTTTGACGTCACTGCAAGTGGATTTTCACAAACTGAAAGTGTTATCTTGTACCTAACTCTTCCTTACGAGTTATTATGGCAGCTCCAGGAATTGCGCAAACAGGAatcttacatatttttaatttaacttcaaCTCATCAAAATTATACCGGCCTTGGAAAAAGTCTCATTCTTAAGCTATTATTCGGTGGATGCTAAGTGTCATTGACATTATTTTTCATGCACATTTCGAAGACGTCATGTTAATTGTACCTTTCTGTGTGGGGTTGTATACAGGTTGGTTCGTCTGAATAAAGATGTAGCCACTGTGTTTGGAGACCAGGACACGGGTCTGCCGTTTCTGACCATCAACTTCACAGGCCAGGTTGAGATAGGGAGGCTCTCCGTTGATCGATTTCAGGTCTGAACTTTTACTTTCAAATATCTTGAAGaggaaatacacagaaataaaataaaaataaataaaatgtaactattttaaatgaaaggaaGAGTAAATTGTACAAATgctatagagagagagagagagagagagagagagagagagagtctataTTGTCTATATATAACTAATTTCCAAATGGTGAAATTAGGTGAACATAAATCTAACTAAttattctgtgtatttatagCTAATGTCATCCTACTAAAATAAGCTAAAGGTCTTGGTATAAACTCATTTGATTTTACCTCAAGATTCACTGCTTCAAACTGTCCCTTTTGGGTGATTGTTTTGGTCTCCTTTGTGGTCATGGGAACACGCATCTCTGTTTCTAACTGACAGGACACGGGCTTGCCAAGCAATGCCTCCCCCACCTGAATCCATATGGGTTCTTTCACACCAACATGAAAAACACTCGGAGCAGTGATTAGgaaactgacacacacacacacacacacataaaattctTATTATAGATCAAATcgcatgtattattttttttcagagtaAAACTacacaataaaagagaaaatatgtaaatcatAAGAAGTTATCATTTCAGGGTAGAAAGGAAGGTATACCTGAATGCAGATTTGGGTTTGTTTTCAGGTGATGTTGTTAGAGTTTAATTACACAGGAATGCTTTATAAATGCGTTTTGTTAACATAAggtaacattaacattaactaacaatcACAAATACtccaaatgcatttattaaatctcAGTTTATGTTAATTTTAACATGTGCcttactaatacattattaaactCAAAGGTTGTTTGgattaatattatgtaataggacctgaatttaaaagaacactGAGCAGTGAAcagttataatatatacagtatatataatattctgtatacaaatgaaattattaagTTTAGTCAGGATTAACTGCAAATTATTTAGgcgtgtaattatgcataatttaatgttatACTATAGTATGTAATTACATGTAATTTGATGTAACACAGTGTGATAACTCCTCTACaaaaattacttattattatgactgcaacttttattacattaaaatccactcccattaaattgcattaattatCTGCCAGGTTTTAGAAAGCATACATTGTGCACAACagtaagctaaaaaaaacataaacactggTATTGGTTAacactgtatgtttatttttaaatgaattttattttttttatattatttttattgcacagCATAGGTGTCATACCTAGAAGGCCTTCTCTTGTAACTACAAGTTATAGTTACACTGTGTTATTTTAAGTTTCATGTTATATTTTCTTACtcttataataacaatacatttagcGCTAATACATGCAAGAAGCCCTAAATCAAACCTTAATCCTAACCTTAACTATATAGTAAGTACAGGTAATTCATTAATGTTATTCAGCacctaaatatataattacactgttacaAGGGCACCTTAAAATCAAGTGTAACCATTAATactagtaattattattataattcttatATAATACTTGCCTCTTTTTATTCTCTCCCTGAACGGCAGAACATGTACACAGCAGCAGATAGAGAAGAGGACGCATGTGGACCTCCATGGTGAGTGTGTTATTCCTGTGTGAGCAGGAGAGGATTCAAAGAAGATTTTTGGTCTCTCAACTCTGCTAATATTGCACAAGAGCAACTGAGTGAATGTTATTATGGAGATTAATGGGGGTTATCAGAGTTCTGTCATTGCACAACCAGGGGCTGTGCTCTCTCATTGGATACACACTTAAAATGCCTTCTCCAAAGTCACgtgatttaaaagaaatttaaacaaatatggcAAAAATCAATGATTTGATGTGTTTTGGCTCAATTCTGTTTGGATTAGTGGTACATTTTGAAAGTCAGTATTATGGTCTTTCATTGGATATCATTTTCCTTAAATAAACATGTGATTTACAAGAAAtgaaattctgtttatttcaaGAGAAAAGTTTgggattttacttttttttttttttgtaatgaaaacaaagaaatatttcaacGTAGAAATGTTGTCCTGAGCATCAAAATAATTTGACAAATTCTTTGAACAGATTATGCTGGATAACATGATCATCAGGTCTTGTACAAATATCTGGAGCCCATGCAGTACAATGCtaaaaatgttgattaaataGCTATTAAATGCaggcatttttaattcatagtACTGTATAAAGTCTGTAAACAGTGTGaagaaatgttattaaataaatatttttcaatatgaCTCAGCATAAATGAGTGTTTGTTCTTCATTTtcttaataattgtaataaatatgcttttaataaaatgctattgTAACTAGATTTCAGTTTATAGGAAACATAAAGAAGTATAATGAAGTATGCTGTAaaatgatgtattattatttactataacTGTATTATGTTTGGaaagaaaattgtatttcaGTCTTTATACTTCAAAATGTTGATCTCAACCCCCCCTCcccttgcgtgtgtgtgtgtgtctaacaGAGATTAGCCTGGTCAGTGGGCCTGTTGTGCTTTGACCTGGTCATTTGCATTTCTTCAATAATACTATTCTCTTGATCTTCTATTTTAAATCTTCTACACAAGCTGTCCTTACCCCTTTCTAGAGAAATCACCCCACATAATTAACTTAACCGTTTCTCATTGTTAAATAACAGTTCTTTCATGCTAATTctgtttttagttaaaataaagacaaataaagtaaattaaaatctttaagGAATGTGGTCGGAAATGCCAATTAGCAAATCAGGTTGGTTCtgttaaaatgtacacaatatGCAACTGAACTCTAtaagtcaaaaacactttcatgaaatttgtttttccataaatattttatttgatgccCAAAGGATATTTTAGGATTTGTTCCCAAATATGATTcctttagtcattttttaaagggatagttaatcaaaaaaaacaaaaaactaaactctGTCATCTTCttttcaccctcatgtcattccagacctgtatgagttttttcatttgctttgaagaatgtgggtaacCAAAAAGTTACTGCCATCGACTGTTTGATTACCCAAAatcttcaaaataattattttgtgctCAACAGAAGAGAGAagctcatacaggtttgaaatgacatgatgacagtgttttcatgtttgggtgTCCATCCCTTAGAAGGCATATTCCAGACCGATGAGAGCAGCTAGCCAAAGGCGTGATGTCCATCCACAACTCCTGCACAATAATCAGGAAGACACAAGAATTGCGTTTGGACAATCAGTCTCTGACTGCCGGGTTGTAGAGGACAGAAAAAACTGGACAAGGCCACAGAAATCCAAAACAGTCCAACAGCTACAGGATGACCCCAAAAGTCTTCTGAAACATAGGGTAAATCATACATATACGTCATAAagtgcattatattatttaataaaatgtgagtgaattaattctttaaaaaaaaagaatgaagagTTTCTCCCTAAACTTCTATTTATCATCATGACTCTGTatcaacatttcaaataaactacATCCAAAATGCTATACTGTTTAATTTACTGAAAATCCCATGATACTATCATTCTTTTCCACCTTACCTTTCATTCCATTGCCCAATTTCATCACTCATGAACTTCAAATGTTGTTGATAAATCCATTCAGGAGTTCTGTGGTCAGTGACCGTCTTGGTCAGCGTCTTGTTCTGTCTCTGTCGGTATCTGTGTGTGTCCACATCTTTCTCTCCCTTTCCTTCTATCCATCTCATTACATGCAGCAGTGGGGTTGCCTAAGAGACCAGGCCTGAAAAGAGAACATCTCTTGTACTACAATACATGGAGAAAGTGACACAGGATTGGGGGGTTGGGGGtcgaaagagagggagaaaaagagagggagaagtAGAGATGACAGGTGGATGGATGCAAGAATAACTACATTGGTTTGTGTAGCTACGTTGGAGATAGTCAATCGTTTGGAGAGAGTGTCTAAAGCCTTTGAGTTGGATTTAGAAAATATGGCTTGATGATATGCTTTTTCCAAGACTTTATACAAAAGTTGTTAGTAAAATTTGCTTTTACAATAAAATCGGAGTTGATCTATGATCTGGCTTATTACAGATTAACAAATAGAACactgctgatttaaaaaaaaaaaatctatcaactGAAACTCAAGCAGACATTTGAGGAAATCAAACAGTGATCGTCAtgaatttttttacttattttttgtaacaaaatacattaaaagtctatctatctatctatctatctatctatctatctatctatctatctatctatctatctatctatctatctatctatctatctatctatctatctcttaaCACTCTTATATGTCATTGTCACAAGTAGGTATTTAAACAGACCAAGTATTAACCTTTGGTGCACAATGCATTTTGAagcttagtttagtttagtttatttagttctTTGAGCTTTTAGGAATAAAATTTGAGTCTGGCGTATGATAGAAAGAGCAGAAAAATGCCTTGACATACATTGAAGAAAGGACACAAGCCATGTCTAGTGTACAAAATATCAGAGATATGGACACTTTTGAACTGGTAAACGACCACACAGTAATGCCTTAGAACCCCCACAGAACACCTTTTCAAATACTGGAAGGATGTAATACGAAAATGTACTTCCTTCGTTTTGAGTTGTTGGTTTTTTAACTATATTCCTAAGCACCTCTGGTTTGTTGACTCTTTGGGCTTAGTGACTCTAAGTCAAATCACTTCCTTTATGAAATGTTCCTTTAGTAGGATGGCGCATATATTACCACTGACCACTGTGTTACCATGGCAAACTTCACACAAAAGGGTGTGGCGTGGGAAAGACTCACTGAGGTCAGGAGTGAGGGTCAGGAGGTCAGGGATCACCAGCAGCTGGACAACACACAAGAGGAGAGGAGGGTGAGAAAGGAGCAGGGGGCGGTGGGACTGCAGCTGCTGACACAGGGGCTTCAACAAGACATTAACATTGAACTGCGCAATAATAAAGGATATTGATGAGGGTTTGTGCGAAATCCATGGAGCGGTCTTTAGTTGACATGCCCAGATCTGCAGAAAACCCGCTAATGTGTAACGGTCCATGCCTATTAACAAGAGTGATTTTGTGACATCTGTTTCCAACTCTTATTGGTATTATGTACCATGTTTTTGTGAGATCCAGTGCATGCAGAATGTCCCAGGATTGCTTCCTGAAAGCAGTAACAAAAATCTGCATAAGCAGACAATATTTATCTTATCTATAACCTGAATTCCAGAAATGTTGAGAtggtttttaaattgcaaaaaatgagctcatttcaaattttaatgcctgctacaggtctcaaaatagCTGGCACAAGGACATGCATCAccacttctttttaaaacagcttGAAGATGTCTGGGCATCAAAGTTATGCATTTCTGGAGTTTTGGTGTTGGGATTTTCAGCTGCTGAAGAATTTGTGGTCATCTTTGATGTATATTTTgacaaatgttctctataggtaaaagatctggactgcagttCAGCACCCGGAGATGATCTATCATGATTTTTGCATGATAGAGATTTAGTTGGCATCTGCAGAAGACACGGCGAATTATGTTTAACAACAGAGATTTCTGGAAAAATTCCTGGGCCTATTTAGTAATGGCAGTGACAGAATCATGCTGATGAATCAGTGTCGTCTGAAGACCCAAAATCCATGAGCATCTAACAAAGGTCTTCGGCCTTGTCTCTTATGCACAaagatttctccagtttctctgaatATTTTGATGATGTTGTGCACTGTAtatgattaaatttttaaagtctttgcaatttgacattgaggaacattgtttttatattatccCACAATCTTTTATGCACTCTTTCACGGTTTGGCAAGCCTCTGCCCAACTTTACTTTTGAGAGACTCTGTCTTTGTAAGATACTGCTTTTAaagctaatcatgttacagacctgtTAATTAGTTGTTAGATGTTCTTTTTTATCTTGAATCCATTCaaaatgtctatctatctatctatctatctatctatctatctatctatctatctatctatctatctatctatctatctatctggaTTGGGGAATAAAATATGTAGTTAAAAACGCTatagtttttatgttattataattgatttcaaattaaaatttaatacgGAATTAATGTCATGGCAGGATTGATTGTGCAGTTTCAGGCTGAGATGACTGTGGTCTAAAGTACCAATGCAGGTCCATGCTCCTTTCTTTCAGGGAAGAGTGAAGGTGAGGTCAGCCGTGCTAAGGTCAGGTTGACATATTTGCGGGGTTTGTCCTTGGGGGTCAAGGGGAATCAGGCAAAAGAACAACTAAGGGGACAATGGCAATATGCAAATGAACAGCGAGATGGTCCATTTGGCTGCTGATTTACATTCCCATATGTCCTCCATGAGAACCTGCATTGTCTAAGAGTAATCAGATTTCTatgaaaatgtcagtttttttttttttaaaggccaacattttttaaaagtccaACATTTCTTGTGGAGTGGATTGTAGAGattctacaaataaataaataatgataaacacttttagatgcaattaaatGTGCTCGAACGGCTGCACATATAACTAAATCCACTTATGTTTCAAAGTTTTGATGCATGTGATGACCctcttacaataaaaatgaagtgaaaacatGCAAGTACTAACTTTGACAGcccagaaaatatattttttaatatatttaaatgtacttaaatttttttttacaggtttaTCACAGACCACAATTTGAAAGCTCTAGACGATACAAGTATCTTCTACAGAGCATGTTTAACCAATGTTACAAATGTAGAAACAGTTATGTTAAAtcagaaagaaatgcaaatgtatatgTTGCAGGGGAGTCATGATGAACAGTGCTAAAGGGCTACTAAGTTGGAGCATCTGGAGTGGAGTATCAATGATCTAAACTAGCAATGAGCTGTgctcattttctgtaaaatgaaatcaaaagcattttgctgcaaaattttaaatgaacactagaggcaggaAACACCAGCaattttttctccttttcacataaatgattattatattgGCAGACACAGCCTGATATCAATCAAttggaaaaaagaaatgttgccATAGGCAGATACTTTAACTAGATTGGGTTGGAGAAAATGAAGAACCATTTATGTATGctggttttgtttatattttaaacccccaattctctctctctatttattCTATTCCATCTGGTGGTGAAATCATTGCAtcagctgtttaaaatgtttaagagGGCTTATAATTTTATGACGAGAATTGAAGCAGAATGCAtgaaatttatatatttctatataatgtGGAGATTATTTCACTTGATTTTATGAGTCTCtttataaacttaaaaaatgaaGGCAAAGTTTGTTTAGTTTACATTTCCTCAAATCACACATGAGTATCGCACAGATCTGACAAGTAATTCAGTGAAACTAATTAGCAACATGATCTGTTcctcattttttacattttgagcataaaaatgcatttcacctGTCAAACTGATGGTATGTGTATCCTAGAAAACATGTTAAGAGGAACAACGCATAAGGTTGTTCTTATCGTTAAATGAAAAGTCAGAAGCGAAAAATGAGGAAGTGATGATAAAGGACTATACAGAACATGTTaatcaatttacaaaataaaggtttcctcaaatgaaacattagtcaGCCGGAAACAGACTTTTCTACTGTACTGTATATCTACATGGaacacaacataaaacaaaGTCACCATGAACAATATTGAAGGACAAGCACTTATCCAACATTTATGCACTTGgctatggaagcttgtttctgccactgaataaaaaatgaaaaaggttatAGGTAAGGGCATGCGAGGTCCTTAACAGACCGTGAGCCACAAATCCTGAGCGCTCCTATAGGTCTCATATAAAGCACAAGCGACAGCACCGGTGCAAtcacatattatacatattacaaATGAATGCCTTATTTCACGACAAcaacaaatgtttcaaattgcttttgtaaaatatcaGCCAAGCCAAATCAAACATGAGGTACAATCATTCCATCTGAGCTCATCTGTATTATTGTAATCATTATAAATCAAAGCCTTCAATTTAACTAAGCATACGTTcaaatttcttcttcttcttcttcttcttcttccacttatccggggccgggttgcgggggcaacagtctaagcagggacgcccagactttcctctccccagacacttcctccagttcTTCCAGGGGAAGcactcccaggccagccgagtccctccagcgtgtcctaggtcttccccggggtctcctcctggtgggacatgcccggaaggGAGGCAttcgggaggcatccggaacagatgcccgagccacctccaCTGGCCTCTCttgatgtggaggagcagcgggtctactccgagctcctcccgagtgactgaactcctcaccctatctctaagggagcgcccagccaccctacggaggaaactcattttggccgcttgtatccgggatctcatcctttcggtcatgacccaaagctcatgacaataggtgagagtaggaacaaagatcgaccggtaaatcgagagcttcgccttgcggctcagctccttcttagccatgacagaccagtacagtgaccacattactgcagaagctgcaccgatccgtctgtcgatctctcgttccatccttccctcactcgtgaacaagaccccaagatacttaaactcctccacctaaGGCAGGAGCTCctcaccaacctgaagggggcaagccacccttgtctgATTGAGAACtatggcctcagacttagaggtgctgattctcatcccatccgcttcacactcagctgcaaactgccccagcacacactgtaggtcttggccagatgcagccaacagaagcaatgcgaaccaagctcctgcttggatcatacagggatcggacagcccttagcaatgGTTTTATGACATAATATTTCGTTATTACGAGCAAAATATGTcgttttaatgagaaaaaaatttgTTATGACAAGaaaatatctcattttaaatagaaaagatctcattattaagaaataattgAGTGTAAAGAATATGATGTGTGTGGCAGCAATGTGCAAACCGTACAAAATAGCGGAGATGGTAGTTAACGTCTGTAATTATGTATACTATATGAGAAATGgtttaaatttgcatattttattaaccTAGCAGTTGTCTATAGCTGCAATAGTGTTTTTCCTCTCATATATAAATGTGAGAATTTTGTGCACagaaaatatttgagaaaataattaacatttgtcatttgaatgaattgaattaaaaaactACAGTGTAAAACAATTGCAAAGTCTTCGACtcacagttttaaatgtgtaaaaaaaagtcaaattgataaaaacagctttaaacacTATGCAGTCGAAAACTTTagcttgtatttttgttttcatgcacCCATGTCTACCATATTGTTAAGCAACCTAGTTAACTTGAAGTTAACTACGATCAAATTGAAACTGTGTCTCTatcttttgctttttatttgtgtaaaacTAAATATCTCTGCCTTAATCATGCCATCCGTTGCCTAGAGGCAGGGAAGAGGCTTTAAATACCAGGTGTGGGCAGCATTCAAGCATTCACACCTAAAACACGCCGACTTGTGACTTCAGCTCTTGCTTTTGGACAGGGTAAGgaaactgcattttatatttgatcaattatgtgttttatgtcaAACATGTTCAGATTGTCACTTGTTATATTGCTGAGATGCCTggttacttattttttatgttaactaCAAAGTTAGTCAATTacgtgtaaataaataataaataatctattAGTGTCTTTAAATTGTGAAATGCTAACTCAGGAAACAGGTATAtgtgaaaaacataaacaataatCATATTTGAAACCCTGCGTTCAACTGAATACATCACAATAGCAAGTTATTCtggtacatttatttttttttttttacattttgattataaTTACTAACATATGTGATTTCTATGCTGAATTTATGAATTGTGGAATCATACATTGctgtaaataatcaaaatgtatggaaattgatcaaataaatccaatatgaatatacataaatactgtattaaaaatttaatgtgACAACATATAttgatttgtaatttaatttttgttatagACAGTAATCCTGTATTCTGCTGTGATTTAATACTTAGAAAATGTCTTCATGAAAAAAGGCAgataaagatataaaatattctcaatcactcatttttttaatatataaaccaaTCTGTATTTTGGATTCTACCATTCttcctgaaaaataaagtgcGTTAGAGTAATTGAACAAAAGTTTTGTCTTACTATACTGTTACGACTAGCTCAACTCAATTTTGAATCATTCTCATTGTATTAtctgtaatcattttaatgaatataccctctttgtgtttttgtaacagGAACAATGAACCAACTAGTAACATATGAgtaagttaattaattaattttatacatttgataaacactgcattaataatatattttaaataaatttaaatagtcCTTCTTCCTCTCCATACCATAGGGCTATGTCAGTTGTTGGGCCTCTAAATGAGGGAATTTTCTCAGTCTATAACATCTGCCGGTGTTTATTGGATGTTAAAGTAGATACCACCACTGATAAATGCTCAAATTATCAAGAAATAAGGAGACATATTGAGCATGCTGAGCAGTCCCTAAAAAAATCGGAGACAATGATTAacgaaaaactgaaaaatctgGATGAATGCATGTGCCAGTATTTAAGAGAGAAGACAAATCTGGAGAACctgaagacagaaaaaaacatggctgtttttaaattagaaCTCGACAAGAAATATATGGAAGACTTATTAAAGAATACAAATAATGCTCTGGAGCAGGCTACAAAAAAACTTGAATCTGCCAAATATGCCTCAAGAATAGAAGAAGAAAGGTTGGAAACAAATGGAAAAGTTTTCGCTGCAGGGGCGGCACTGCTTGTATTACCAATTGCTGGATGGATTGCTGGTGAGAATTAGTCTTTTTTTGGTCCACTGCTTATTTGTGGTTTTGTCATATTTGAATTTCACTTCCTTTCATTTCCTCTTGTGACAGAGTTATATAATTTCAAAACTTtaaaatctaacaaataaacttctgttcaaaagtctagaatcagtaaaaaaaaattatatcttttAAAGACGTTTCTTATGgtcatcaaggatgcatttatttgatcaaaaatacagaaaaaagtaatattgtgaaatattattacaatttcaaataatgtgtctatattttatatgctattttatataatatttatttctgaggtttaattttgtgaatttccAACAGCCATACTCCAG is part of the Puntigrus tetrazona isolate hp1 chromosome 16, ASM1883169v1, whole genome shotgun sequence genome and encodes:
- the LOC122360821 gene encoding uncharacterized protein LOC122360821, whose product is MNQLVTYEAMSVVGPLNEGIFSVYNICRCLLDVKVDTTTDKCSNYQEIRRHIEHAEQSLKKSETMINEKLKNLDECMCQYLREKTNLENLKTEKNMAVFKLELDKKYMEDLLKNTNNALEQATKKLESAKYASRIEEERLETNGKVFAAGAALLVLPIAGWIAGPIMMATADQAWKESLDAIQAAEEEIQKCKENAKPLHQTKI